The following nucleotide sequence is from Devosia salina.
CTCGATTTCGGCAATACCGAGCTGCCGCTGTCGACGCCGATGTTCTTCGACATCGGCGTCTATTGCGTGGTCTTCGGCACCCTGTCGGCCATTGCCCTGTCGCTCGAGAGCGACCGCGAGGAGGATCTCTGATGGATTATGTGCTGGCGGCCCTGGTGGGCCTGTTCATCACCATCGGCACCTATCTGCTGCTGTCGCGATCGGTGATCCGCATGCTGATCGGCATGACGATCTTCGGCAATGGGGTGAATTTGTTGATCTTCACGGCCGGCCGGGTCACCCAGGCCATCGCGCCCATCGTCCCCGACGGGCTCGATGCGCCCGACGGGCCGATCGCCAATCCCTTGCCGCAGGCGTTGATCCTGACGGCGATCGTCATTGGCTTTTCCATGTTTGCCTTCCTGCTCGTGCTGGCCTTTCGCGCCTATCAGAGCCTGGATGCCGACAATACCGATACCATGCGCCTGGCCGAGCCCGAACGCTCGCCAAGCCCGCCACTGAGTTACTGACCCATGGCCTCACCGACCCCCGCAAGCGAAGTGCCGATGGGCATGCTCGACATCCTCACCCCCGCAAGCGATTGGGTGATCGTGCTGCCCGTGGCGCTGGCGCTGATGGGAGCCGCGGGGCTCCTGATGTTCCGTCGCAGCAATGGCACGCCGCTGATCGGGGCGCTGATCGTGGTGGCCGGCATCATCGCCTGCGAGATCGCGCTGCTCCTCGAAATCGTGGCCAACGGCCCGGTCAGCATGACCATGGGCAAGTGGCTGCCGCCCTTCGGCATCAGCCTGACCGCGGACCTGTTCGGCGCCAGCTTTGCGCTGGCGGCGGCAGTGGTGACGCTGATCGTGCTGCTCTATGCCGAGATCGACCGTGCCGAGGCGGACGGGCGTGACGCCTTCCATTCCATGGTGCTGCTGCTGCTCGCCGGGGTGACGGGGGCTTTCCTGACGGGCGACCTCTTCAACCTCTATGTGTGGTTCGAGGTCATGCTGATCGCCTCGTTTGGCCTGATCGTGCAGGGCAACCGGCCGATGCAGCTCGACGGGGCGGTCAAATACGGCTTCCTCAATTTCCTGGCCACCACCTTCTTTCTGCTGGCGCTGGGCCTGCTCTACGGCCTCCTGGGCACGCTCAACATGTCGGACATCATGCGCGTGGCGCCCGCCGCCAATCCCGCGGCCATGGCAGGGGTGGCAGCCCTGCTGATGCTGGCCTTCGGCATGAAGGCGGCGGCTTTTCCCGTCAATGCGTGGCTGCCGGCCTCCTATCACACCCCGGCCGCGGCCGTGTCGGCGCTGTTCGCGGGCCTGCTGACCAAGGTCGGTGCCTATGCCATGCTGCGGGCGCTGGTGGCGGTGCTGCCGGCCAGCCGTGAGCTGCTGGAGCCGGCCCTGGCGCTGGTCGCCATTGCCACCTTGCTCATTGCCCCGCTTGGGGCCATCGCCGAGACCAATCTGCGCCGCGCCATCGGCTTTGTGGTCATCGGCGGCATCGGCGCGGTGGTCGCGGGGCTGGCCATGCCCTCGCTCAACGGCATCGCCGGCTCGGGGCTCTATATCTTCCACGCCATCCTGACCATGACGGCGCTCTACATGGTCGCCGGCCTGATCGAGAAGCGCACCGGGGCGACCGATACAAGGCAGATGGGCGGGCTCTATGCGGCCAGCGCGCCGATCTCGATCCTCTTCCTCGTGCTGGTCCTAGCCGCGGCGGGCGTGCCGCCCTTTCTCGGCTTCTGGCCCAAACTGCTCTTGCTCGATGCGGGCCTGGCGCAGGGCGTGACCGGATCGACGCCCGGCTGGGTGGGCACGGCCATGGTGCTGGCGCTGATGATCAATGCGGTGCTCACCCTGATCGCGGGCACGCGGCTCTGGGCGCATATGTTCTGGCGTGCCGGGCCCGAGGGGCAGGGCGGCGAACATGCGGCGGCCACTCTGGTGGCCTTCGATGGCCGTGGCCGCCTGGCCTTCGGCGCGACCGCGCTGCTGGTCGCGGGTATCGTGGTGGTCGGCCTCTGGCCCGGGCCGCTGATGGACCAGATCAGCATCGGGGCCGCCGACATTGCCGACCCGGCGCGCTATGTGGCCGCGACCGGCCTTGCAGGAGACGCACCATGAACACGGCTTTCCTCGTCGTCATACTGGCGCTGATCTGGGCCGGCATTTCCGGCAATTTTACCGGGCTCAACCTGGTGTTCGGCGGGCTGATCGGCGGTGTTGCCGTTCTCGTCCTGCGCGAGGCCCTGGCGAGCCCGAGGACCCTGCGGCGGGTGCGGCGCGTTGTGTCGCTGACCCTGCTGTTCGTTTACGAACTGATGGTCAGCGCGGTGCGTGTGGCGATCGTGGTGGTGCGCCCCGACATATCCAAAGCCGTGCGGCCGGCGATCATCGCCTTCCCTCTCACGGTGAAATCCGACGCCGAGATCACGCTCCTGGCCAATATGATCACCCTGACGCCGGGCACGCTGAGCGTCGATGTCTCGGCTGACAAGTCCGTGCTCTATGTTCACGCTCTCCACATGGACGATCGAAAAGCAATGATTGCCGACATCGCCAGTGGATTCGAGAAGAAGGTCAGTGAGGTGTTCGAATGACGGCCGCGATCTTCATTGAATGGGCGACATTGATCTCGCTCGTGCTGCTGGGCTTGGCCCTGCTCGTCTCGCTGGTGCGGATCGTCATCGGCCCGACCTTGTCCGACCGCGTGCTCGCCCTGGACCTGCTGACGGTGGTGGCCATGGGCTTTGTCGGTGCGATCGCCGTGCGAACGGGCCTGTGGCTCTATCTCGATATCGCCATCGCCCTGGCGCTGCTGGGGTTCCTGGCAACCGTTGCCCTGGCCCGGTACGTTCTGCTGCGGGGCTCGCGCAACGACATCGTGACTGAGGAGCGCTGACCATGCTGAGCGGACTGGAGCTCTATATCGGCGGCGTGCTGTTGCTGGTGGGAGCGGTCTTCACCCTGCTGGCGGCCGTGGGCGTCGTCCGGCTGCCCGATCTTTACACGCGCATGCACGCCGCCTCCAAGGCCGGGGCAGTCGGGGGCGGATTGATTCTGCTGGCGGTGGCTGTTCTGAGCCAAGATGCCGCAGTCTCCCTGCGCGCCATTATTGGCATGGTCTTCCTGTGGCTGACCACGCCTGTTTCAGCCCATCTCCTTGCCAGAGCCAGTTATTTGTCCGGCTACAAACCGTGCAAAGAAACTATGATTGATGAACTGGCCCCAAACAAAGAACAAAATTCCGCTTCATAGTTGGCGCTCATTTGTATGTTACGGGGACTCTACGGGGTTGCGTGGCATAATAAACAGTCATAATAGAGCAACAAGGCAGCGGCTGCCCTTGTTGCTGCCCAATAAAAAAAACGGAAGGTTGAAAAATGAACGACGATACCGGCGCGTTCGCAACTGTTGAGGCCGATCTGATCGAACTCAGCACGGAGATCGTATCCGCCTATGTCAGTCACAATGCCGTCAGCCCGGGCGACCTGCCCAAGTTGATCGCCGAAGTGCACGGCGCGCTGCGCGCCCTCCAGGCCAATGAGACACCGGCTCCGGTCGAGGAACTCAAGCCGGCCGTCCCGGTCCGCAAGTCCGTGGCCAACGACTACATCATCTGTCTGGAAGACGGAAAGAAGTTCAAGTCGCTCAAGCGCCACCTGCGGACCCATTACAACCTTTCGCCCGAGGAATATCGCGAGAAGTGGGGCCTTCCGGCCGACTATCCGATGGTTGCCCCGAGCTATTCGGCGACCCGCTCCAAGCTCGCCAAGGACAATGGCCTCGGTCGCAAGACCGACTGAGCGTCCACCCCATCCCAAGCGTCGTCAAAATGGCCGCCCTACGAGGCGGCCATTTTCTTTTGCGGTCGTCTCCCCGGATTGTCGGAAGGCGGCAGCAGAGCCGATCAGGCGGTGAAGCAGCGAAAACGAAACAGACTTATCCCCGGGTGGCTGGTGTTCGGTCAATGATAGGAATATCATCCTATCTTGAGTGGAGAGCATCATGCACGCTGAACGACAGGCCGCCAGCCGGGCCCAATTTCCGTCTCCAATCTTCCGCGAACACACGGCGGTCGAACGCGTCGTGAGCCTGGTGTCCGAGCATTGCGAGGTGCCGGTCACCCTGATTTTGAGCACAGCTCGTGGCCGGCTCGGCATCGCCCGGTCGCGCCAACTGGCGATGTACCTGGCCCATGTCATGCTGGGGGAAAGCCTCTCGGCCGTTGGTGCTGCTTTTGGGCGAGATAGGACAACAGTCTCTTATGCCTGCGGGCTGATCGAAGACATGCGCGACGATCCGGCCTTCGATGCCGAGGTTTCGGTCCTCGAACAGCAGGTTCAGGGCGAGGCGCATTGAAGATGGCGGAAGATGCGCAGCAGCGCCCGTTGCCTCTGCCGGATGCCGTGCTCCGTCTCGGCAGTGGCGGGCGGGACCACGACTTCCTGTCGCCCCACCATCTGGAAGCTGCTGGCCGGCTGATGCGACTGTTCGACCGGGCCAGCCTGCGCCAGCGGGTGACCATGTCATACGACCCCGGGCGGGTGGGCCGGAACGGGCCGCCCATGCAGGGTGACCTGGCGGACAGCGCCGCCGACGCGCGCAAACGGCTCGCCATCCTGGCACGCCGGCTGCCGGCGGATTGCTGGGGCGTGCTGACCGATGTCTGCCTTTACGACCGGGGCCTGCAGGATATCGAGCAGACGCGCAACTGGCCGCGCCGCAGCGCAAAGCTCGTCCTGCGCATCGGGCTGGAGCAGGCGGCGACCGCACTGGGCCTGGGCGAGGAGGCCATCGGACCGGACCGGGGGCCGACGCGGAACTGGTTGCCCGAGCGCGTGCCGATGTTCTGAGCGGGCCAAATTAACGATGTCTTCGTTGGTAATGTTTGGTCGGTGCGGAGTGGTGATATGGATAGGTAAATCCCGAGCGCCCCGATCAAATGTCAAGCAAGATCACCGGTATTCAGTCCCTCAGAGCCTGTGCCGCCATTCTGGTCCTGGCTTCGCACGCATTGCTCTATCCATTGGCCGAACAATCGCTTGCCTATGGTCGGCTGGGATGGCTTGGCGTGATCCTGTTTTTCGTGGTCTCCGGTTTCATCATGGTCGCTGTGACGGGACAGGGGCGGTTCGAGGCCGGCAGCTTCATCCGGCGCCGGGTTCTGCGGGTGGTTCCGCTCTATTGGGCTTTTACCTTCATGGCGGCATTGCTGGCCCTGGTCCTGCCCGACATCTTCAAGACCACGGTCTTTGACGGCCAGCAATTGCTGCTCTCGCTGGCCTTTATCCCATTCTACAATCCCGCCAGCCACGGCCTGCATCCGCTCTACAAGCTTGGATGGACGCTCAACTACGAGATGTTCTTCTATGTCAGCTTCGCGCTGCTGGCGGTGCTGAACGGGCGGCAGCGCGTTCTCGTGCTGACGGTAGCCTATTCCCTTTTGAGCCTGGTCGGACTGATCCTCCACCCGGAAAGCGCCATTCCCGCTTTCTATACCAGCTACATGCCCCTGGCCTTCGTGGCTGGCGCCTGGCTGGGGCTGGCCCATGTCGAGGGGCGCCTCGTCCGCATGCCAAGGGCGATGATTGCCCCGCTGGTGGCCATCGGCCTCGCTGGCCTCGTCGAAGGCTTCTGGGTGGATCGCGGGATCATGGAGGACGAGACGGCGTTCCTGGGCTTCCTCGCCTTTGCCTGCGCCGCAATCGCCCTGTTCGTGGGACTGGAAGACCGTCTGCCGCGCTTCAGGCTCCTCGAGCTGCTGGGCGATGCGTCCTACTCGATTTACCTGGTGCACATCTTCGCGGTGGCCGCCGTCGCAGGCGTGCTTCTCAAGCTGCTGGAACCGGAGAATGGCCTGGTGGTCGGCGGAGCCATCGCCCTGGCGATTGCCGGAGGCCTGGTGCTGGGATGGATGGTCTATACCGTGGTGGAAAAGCCGCTGCTGGTGCGGCTGAGACGGTTTGCCTAGCGCTACGCTCTCAGCTTTCGCGCTGTCACTGAAAACGCTCTAGGCGAGCGCGGCACGCGCTTCGTTGCGAATGCGGTTGACCATGGCCACCAGCCCGTTCGAGCGCTGCGTCGTCAGATGTTCGCGCAGGCCCAGTTCATCGAACAGGGCGATCGCATCGGTCTCGGAAATATCGCGGGCCGGGCGGTCGGAGTAGAGCGCCAGCAGGACAGCCACCAGCCCCTGCACGATCATGGCGTCGCTTTCGCCGCGGAAGCGCAGCCCCGGCGCACCATCGACCGCCTGGGGTTCGGCGACCAGCCAGACCTGGGATACGCACCCATTGACCTTGTTTGCCGGATTGCGCTCGGCCTCGTCGAGCTTGGGCAAAGCCTGGCCCAGTTCGATCAGATAGCGGTAGCGGTCCTCCCAGTCATCAAGGAAAGAGAGGTTCTCGGCGATGTCCTGAAAGGCCTGCGGCTGTGTCATGTGCCCTATCTAGGGGATGTGCCGCGGCTTTGCCAGTGTCCCGGGTGCCGCGAAAAAGAAAAGCCGCAGATGCGGGGCAGCGCATCTGCGGCAGGGGCCAGGGGCCTATGGAGTAGCGTCGCTTGGGGAAGTGACACGACCCCTGGGGTAACGTTGTCGGCGCCGGGGCAGGCGCCTTCTATCCCGCCCGGTCCGGCCGAGGTCTGGGCAGCGGAACCGGGAGATTCGCCGGAGAGCCATGCATGGGTGCACCGGCGAGCGGGGTAGCCTGCAATGCCGCGGTGGCGAGCGCCTTGCCGCCGAAGCATTGAATATCACTGCATTCGATGGCCTCGATCTGCTCGGCGACGAACTGACTGCCGCGGGCCATTGCGTCCCTGGAGAGCTGGCCGGCGCCATTGCTCACATCTTCTCCCATGCCCGGCCGGATGACCAGGAATGCGAGGGTGAGCCAGAATGCCGAGCGCAGGAGAAACATCATTTCAAGTCCATCGCGGCGGGACCATCCCGTCCGATGAGATGACGCTAGGCGCCCCGGATTAAGCGCGGCTGGGACAAGTCGATAAAATTTGAGACAAATGCCATCGCCATCCGCAAGCCAGGCAACCCCTTGTTTACGCTAACTCCCAAAACCGGCTCCCGGGAGCCCGGAAGCGGGTGCCTGGGCGCCCCGACTTAAGCTCGTCTTAGCGGTTGCGGGTCGAGGCTGACATCAACAAAGACCCGAACCCATTCGGGCAAGGCGGCTCGGGGAAGGGCCGCGATCCGGGCCATGCGGGCCGGACACAACAGGCGTCGTGAGTGAGTAATTTGTGGATGCGTAGCTTCAAGCTTTTCGGAGCCAGCAAGGCGGGTGATCCTGCCGGGGCAGGGGTCGGCAACCGGCCCGAAATGCTCCGTCGCAAGACCATCGCCAACAACGCGCGCATCCTGGTTGCCGCCGCAGGCCTCAGCATGTTTCCGGCGATCTACGCCCTTCTGGTCGGAGCGCCGCTGCCTTTCCTTCTCGCATCGCTGATCCTGGCGGGCGGGCTGGTAAGCCTTGCCATGCACCAGCGCGGCCTGGTCGAGTTTGCCGTCGCCACCCAGGTGGCAACGCTGATGGCCGTGGGCATGGTGCTCACCCTGGCCGATCCGCGCCTGGGCGATGCCGGCCTGGCTGTCGCGGTTCAGGGCCCGGTCCTGGCCGCCCTTGTCGCACGCACAGTGCTGCGCCGGCTGAGCTGGCTGGCCCTGGTTCCCGTGTCACTGCTCGGACTGGTCGCCTCGCTCCTGGGCCTGCCGGCAACGCCGGTCGCAGAGCCCTTCCTGCTGGCCAGTTCGGCGCTGGGCTTCATCATGGCCTTCGCCGTCGTCGCCCACAGCGCCCACCGCATCAATGCCGCCTATGAGGTGCACGACAAGGCCCAGATCAGCGCCTATCGGCACCTGATCGAACATGTGCAGGACGCCGTGCTCCGCTTCTCGCCCGAAGGCGCGATTCTACTGGCATCGCGCTCCTCCGAAGCCCTGTTCGGCTGCCCCCGCTACCAGATTGCCGGGGCCAAGCTGAGCGATCGGCTGCACGTCATG
It contains:
- a CDS encoding Na+/H+ antiporter subunit C — its product is MDYVLAALVGLFITIGTYLLLSRSVIRMLIGMTIFGNGVNLLIFTAGRVTQAIAPIVPDGLDAPDGPIANPLPQALILTAIVIGFSMFAFLLVLAFRAYQSLDADNTDTMRLAEPERSPSPPLSY
- a CDS encoding proton-conducting transporter membrane subunit, which gives rise to MASPTPASEVPMGMLDILTPASDWVIVLPVALALMGAAGLLMFRRSNGTPLIGALIVVAGIIACEIALLLEIVANGPVSMTMGKWLPPFGISLTADLFGASFALAAAVVTLIVLLYAEIDRAEADGRDAFHSMVLLLLAGVTGAFLTGDLFNLYVWFEVMLIASFGLIVQGNRPMQLDGAVKYGFLNFLATTFFLLALGLLYGLLGTLNMSDIMRVAPAANPAAMAGVAALLMLAFGMKAAAFPVNAWLPASYHTPAAAVSALFAGLLTKVGAYAMLRALVAVLPASRELLEPALALVAIATLLIAPLGAIAETNLRRAIGFVVIGGIGAVVAGLAMPSLNGIAGSGLYIFHAILTMTALYMVAGLIEKRTGATDTRQMGGLYAASAPISILFLVLVLAAAGVPPFLGFWPKLLLLDAGLAQGVTGSTPGWVGTAMVLALMINAVLTLIAGTRLWAHMFWRAGPEGQGGEHAAATLVAFDGRGRLAFGATALLVAGIVVVGLWPGPLMDQISIGAADIADPARYVAATGLAGDAP
- a CDS encoding Na+/H+ antiporter subunit E gives rise to the protein MNTAFLVVILALIWAGISGNFTGLNLVFGGLIGGVAVLVLREALASPRTLRRVRRVVSLTLLFVYELMVSAVRVAIVVVRPDISKAVRPAIIAFPLTVKSDAEITLLANMITLTPGTLSVDVSADKSVLYVHALHMDDRKAMIADIASGFEKKVSEVFE
- a CDS encoding cation:proton antiporter, which encodes MTAAIFIEWATLISLVLLGLALLVSLVRIVIGPTLSDRVLALDLLTVVAMGFVGAIAVRTGLWLYLDIAIALALLGFLATVALARYVLLRGSRNDIVTEER
- the mnhG gene encoding monovalent cation/H(+) antiporter subunit G gives rise to the protein MLSGLELYIGGVLLLVGAVFTLLAAVGVVRLPDLYTRMHAASKAGAVGGGLILLAVAVLSQDAAVSLRAIIGMVFLWLTTPVSAHLLARASYLSGYKPCKETMIDELAPNKEQNSAS
- a CDS encoding MucR family transcriptional regulator, encoding MNDDTGAFATVEADLIELSTEIVSAYVSHNAVSPGDLPKLIAEVHGALRALQANETPAPVEELKPAVPVRKSVANDYIICLEDGKKFKSLKRHLRTHYNLSPEEYREKWGLPADYPMVAPSYSATRSKLAKDNGLGRKTD
- a CDS encoding helix-turn-helix domain-containing protein, with amino-acid sequence MHAERQAASRAQFPSPIFREHTAVERVVSLVSEHCEVPVTLILSTARGRLGIARSRQLAMYLAHVMLGESLSAVGAAFGRDRTTVSYACGLIEDMRDDPAFDAEVSVLEQQVQGEAH
- a CDS encoding DUF6456 domain-containing protein, with translation MPLPDAVLRLGSGGRDHDFLSPHHLEAAGRLMRLFDRASLRQRVTMSYDPGRVGRNGPPMQGDLADSAADARKRLAILARRLPADCWGVLTDVCLYDRGLQDIEQTRNWPRRSAKLVLRIGLEQAATALGLGEEAIGPDRGPTRNWLPERVPMF
- a CDS encoding acyltransferase family protein, with translation MSSKITGIQSLRACAAILVLASHALLYPLAEQSLAYGRLGWLGVILFFVVSGFIMVAVTGQGRFEAGSFIRRRVLRVVPLYWAFTFMAALLALVLPDIFKTTVFDGQQLLLSLAFIPFYNPASHGLHPLYKLGWTLNYEMFFYVSFALLAVLNGRQRVLVLTVAYSLLSLVGLILHPESAIPAFYTSYMPLAFVAGAWLGLAHVEGRLVRMPRAMIAPLVAIGLAGLVEGFWVDRGIMEDETAFLGFLAFACAAIALFVGLEDRLPRFRLLELLGDASYSIYLVHIFAVAAVAGVLLKLLEPENGLVVGGAIALAIAGGLVLGWMVYTVVEKPLLVRLRRFA
- a CDS encoding SufE family protein, which translates into the protein MTQPQAFQDIAENLSFLDDWEDRYRYLIELGQALPKLDEAERNPANKVNGCVSQVWLVAEPQAVDGAPGLRFRGESDAMIVQGLVAVLLALYSDRPARDISETDAIALFDELGLREHLTTQRSNGLVAMVNRIRNEARAALA